The nucleotide sequence CCGGGTGCTCACGGCACCCCAACGCCCCTTTGTCGCCGTCATCGGCGGGGCCAAAATCAAGGACAAAATCGGCGTCATCGAAAGGTTGTTGCAGAAAGTGGACGTGCTTCTGCTCGGCGGCGGTCTTGCCAACACCTTTCTCGCGGCCAAAGGCTTCGACGTCGGGGCATCCCTTTACGAACCTGACAACGTGGACGTGGCCCGCAGGCTGCTGGAGCAGGCCGAACTCCAGGGGACCAAATTGCTTTTGCCGGTGGATGTCGTCACCGCTCCGGCACCAGAACCGGATGCCCCCCGAGAGATCGTCGATATTTCCTCGATCCCGGATGGTTCCCAGGCCTTGGACATCGGACCGAAAACGGTCGAACAGTACCGACGCGAACTGTTGAGTGCAAGGCTTATCCTTTGGAACGGGCCCATGGGCGTGTTCGAAGTCCCGCCCTTCGCCGAAGGCACCTACGCCGTGGCCCGGGCCGTGGCCGACTCGGAAGCGGAATCGGTGATCGGCGGCGGAGATTCCCTGGCCGCCATCGAGGGCGCGGGACTCGCCCACCGGATTTCCCACCTGTCCACGGGCGGAGGCGCCACCCTCGAATTCCTGGAGGGAAAGATACTCCCGGGCGTCGCCGTTTTGCAGGACCGGGCGTAACCGGTGATGTCCGATGGAATACCTCAACCTGCGCAGACTGTACGTCTTTCAAACGGTCGCCAAACACCTGAGTTTCTCCCGGGCGGCCGACGAACTGTACCTGAGCCAACCCGCCGTCTCCCAACACATTCGACTATTGGAAGAATATTTTGACGTCGAGCTCTTTGAGCAGTCGGGGAAAAAAATCGTCCTGACCGAAGCCGGGCTGTACCTGAAGGACGCGGCCAACCAGCTGTTCAAGCAGCTCGAAGCCATCCATCAGACGGTGCGGGACATCCGCAGCCATCATATCGGCAGTCTGAAGATCGCCGCCGATACGACGGCCGGAGCTTTTGTCGTGCCCCCTTTTTTGCACCAGTTTCACGACCTGTATCCGCGGGTCAACATCAAACTCGATGTCGGCAATCGCAGCATGGTGCTGCAGCGCCTCGTTCGCCGGGAGGTCGATCTCGCGGTGATGGGCTATCCCAGGGTACCCGCCAACCTGAAGGCCGATCCGTTCAAAGACAACCCCCTGGTCGTCATCGCACCACCCGATCATCCCCTGACCCGGGAGGCGAACATTCCCCTGGATCGGCTCATGGAGGAACCGTTTCTCATGCGGGAGCGCGGTTCGGGAACCCGAAGCACGGTGGAGATGTTTTTCGACAAACACGGCCTGGCGCCCCGCATCACTATGGAGCTCGGGAGTATCGCAGCCATCAAGGAGGCGGTGGCTTCGGGACTCGGGCTCTCCATCGTCTCCGAGGCGGCGGTGCGGACGGAACTGGAGGTGGGAAAACTCACAGTCCTCTCCGTCGACCATTTGCCGATCATGCGAAAATGGTATGTGGTGTATGCCGATGAACGGAGCCTCTCCCCATTCGCAACAATCTTTCGTAATTTACTGCTTAATTCATAACCTCGGCCGCCGCATGGATAAAATTGGTCGTTCCGACCTGTGTAACGAAGTTCTACCATCCGAGGAAGACATAAGCAACCACGTATCGTAGCATGCGAAAAGATCGATTGGCGTCTCAAAAAAGTGATTGCTATCATGGTAGCAATTCGGTTGTACCGCCACGTGGAACACCCGCCGGGTGTCGCGGGGATCGACCCCACTGAGGTCGGGGCGACCCACCGGGCCGGGCTCGGTGGGGGGGGCCCTGGGTACAGTCGATACCAACACAGACGGATGAAGGAGGCGAACACGTTTGCACGTCCATCCCAAAGCATCGTATCGGGAAGTGCTCGAAGACGCCAATGCCAAAGGATACGCGGTCGGCCAATTTAACCTCAACGGCCTGGAGTACCTCCAAGCCATCGTCGAAGTGGCCGAAGAAGAACGGTCCCCGGTCATCCTCGGCGTGAGCGTCAGCTCGATGAAGTACATCGGCCTGCACTATTTGACCGCCCTGGCCGATGCGGCGAAACTCCGGGCCCGGGTTCCGGTCATCCTGCACCTCGATCACGGGCCGAACTTCGAAGTGGTCCAACAGGCCATCCGGGGCGGGTTTGATTCGGTGATGTACGACGGCTCCGAGCACGAACTGGAACGGAATATCGCCGAAACGCGCCGGGTGGTGGACGCCGCCCACGCCGCGGGTGTGGACGTCGAAGGGGAGCTCGGGCAGATCGCCGGGACGGAGGACGAGGTGTCCGTGGACGAGCGGGAGGCGATGCTCGCCCGGGTCGACGATGCGATCCGCTTTGCGGAGGAGACGGGGATTGACGCCTTGGCCCCGGCCCTGGGGACGGCCCACGGGATGTATCGGACAGCACCGGAGATCGATTTTGGGCGCCTTGAGAACATTTTCGAAAAGACGAAAAAGCCCATCGTCCTGCACGGAGGATCCGGTGTCCCCGACGACGACGTCCGCCGGGCGATCTCCCTGGGAGTGGCGAAGATCAACGTCAACACGGAGGCCCAAATGGAATTTAACCGGATTGTTCGCGAAAAGCTCGGTAATGATCCGAAATTGTACGACTCGCGCAAATATTTAGGTCCAGCAAGGGACGCCGTGAAAGAGATCGTGCGGAAAAAGATTCATCTGTTCGGCAGTCACAATCGATATTGATGATGCGCATTCCCGATCCGCGGCCGGGGCGCAGCGGCTGAACAATTTATGATGTCAGGGGGGAGAGGCGATGCAGCGGAGACCCAAGGCCATTCTCATCGGGATCGCCGGCGATAGCGGAGCGGGAAAATCCACCTTTGTCGGGGAGTTGCGGGAGTTGATCGGTGCCGACCGAGTGATGACCATCTCCATCGACGACTACCATTCTCTGGATCGGCGGGAACGCAATCAAATCGGCGTCACCGCCCTCCACCCGTGGAAGGCGAACAACCTCGGCCTGCTCGTCGACCACGTTTGGCAGCTGAAGGCGGGCCGGACGATTCAAAAACCGATTTATGACCACAGCACGGGAACCATCGCCCCACCGGAGAATGTCACCCCCACAGATATCGTCCTCTTGGAGGGGCTGCACATCCTCTACTTGGAAAAATTGCGGGAAGCTCTGGATCTAAAAATCTATTTTGACACCGACACCCGGTTGCGGGTGCGTTGGAAGGTGCGCCGGGACCGGGAAACCCGGGGTTACACCGAGGAGGAGGTCCTGGCGGAAATCGAGCGGCGGAGAACCGATGTCGTCCGGTATATCGAACCCCAAAAGGCCTGGGCCGACCTGGTCATCAAGTACGTGCCGGATGACGACCGGGCTCCCACGGAAGATAACCCCGAGCCGATTAAAGTCCAGATCGCCGAACGCCTGCGCGGACCCAAGCGGCGGTTGGTCAAATGGCTTTCCCTCGGTTCCAGGTTCGGCTTGATCGAAGCGGTCCACTATTACGAAAATATCGTCGGCGAGGAGATGGAGGTTGCCGATATCCAGGGCAAGACCGCACCGACCTCCATGAGCGCGCTGATGGAGATGATCAGCGACACGGCCCATCTCAAGGAAAAGATGAACGAGCGGGATTACGACCCCATTCGAGTCACCCAGTTCCTCGTTGCGAACATGATCATGGAGCTGGCCTACGGGCGGCAAGGCATCCAAGGCGCATGGGCGAATTGACCACGAAAACTGACTCACAAAAGGACAGGAGGGTAAGCGAATGAGCATCCGAGTGGGGATCTCCGGGATGGGGAGGATCGGACGACTGGTGCTCCGGGCTTTGGACTCCCGGCCGGAGCTCGACGTCGTAGCGGTGAATGCGACGACCGACCCGGCGACCCTCGCCCATCTCATCAAATACGACAGTGTACACGGCCGGTTTCCCGGGGAAGTGGTGGCGGACGGCGACGGCATCCGCCTGAACGGTCGCTGGATTCGCGTCGTGTCGGACCGCGACCCGCTCCGTCTGCCCTGGGGCGAGCTCGGCGTCGAAATCGTGCTGGAGGCGACGGGCAAGTTCACCACCCGGGAAGCGGCCGCGGCCCATCTGGAGGCCGGAGCGCGGAAAGTGATCATCACCACCGCCGCCAAGTCTGACGATCTCATGGTGGTCTACGGCGTCAATCACGAACTGTATGATCCCGAAAAACACCACATCATCTCCAGCTCTTCCTGCACCACCAACTGCTTGGCCCCGATCATCGCCGTTCTCCAGGATGCCTTCGGGATCGTGGAAGGCGCCATGACAACGGTGCACAGCTTTACGGGCGACCAGCGCAGCCTGGACAACCCGCACAAAGACCTTCGTCGGGCCCGGGCTGCCAGCCAGTCCATCGTGCCCACCACCACCGGGGCCGCCCGGGCGATCGGAAAGATTTTCCCAGAACTGGCCGGCCGGTTAAACGGCGTGTCCATTCGGGTACCGACCCCGAACGTATCCCTGGTGGATTTGGTCGCGACCCTACAAGAGCCGGCTGACGTAGAAATGATCAACCATGTGTTCACCGAGGCCGCCCGGGGACGCCTCCGGGGCATTCTCCAGGTGTCCTTCGAACCGCTGGTGTCATCGGACTATATCGGGGATGCCCACTCCTGTGTCGTCGATGCCCTTTCCACCATGCTCATCGGCGAGCGCACGGTCAAAATCCTCGGCTGGTATGACAACGAAATGGGCTTT is from Kyrpidia tusciae DSM 2912 and encodes:
- the gap gene encoding type I glyceraldehyde-3-phosphate dehydrogenase — encoded protein: MSIRVGISGMGRIGRLVLRALDSRPELDVVAVNATTDPATLAHLIKYDSVHGRFPGEVVADGDGIRLNGRWIRVVSDRDPLRLPWGELGVEIVLEATGKFTTREAAAAHLEAGARKVIITTAAKSDDLMVVYGVNHELYDPEKHHIISSSSCTTNCLAPIIAVLQDAFGIVEGAMTTVHSFTGDQRSLDNPHKDLRRARAASQSIVPTTTGAARAIGKIFPELAGRLNGVSIRVPTPNVSLVDLVATLQEPADVEMINHVFTEAARGRLRGILQVSFEPLVSSDYIGDAHSCVVDALSTMLIGERTVKILGWYDNEMGFAHRMVDLMEYVGLRNKVAYPVGDQT
- a CDS encoding phosphoglycerate kinase, with amino-acid sequence MKATIRDADVTHRRVFVRVDYNVPIKDGQITDDTRIRASLPTLEDLIQRGAKLILASHLGRPKGAADPAYSLAPVAAHLSRLLRRPVAFPGRVVGPELAEFAQRMQPGEVLLLENVRFHPGETRNDPELARSWADLAELYVSDAFGTAHRAHASTVGVAEHLPAYAGYLMDKEITVLSRVLTAPQRPFVAVIGGAKIKDKIGVIERLLQKVDVLLLGGGLANTFLAAKGFDVGASLYEPDNVDVARRLLEQAELQGTKLLLPVDVVTAPAPEPDAPREIVDISSIPDGSQALDIGPKTVEQYRRELLSARLILWNGPMGVFEVPPFAEGTYAVARAVADSEAESVIGGGDSLAAIEGAGLAHRISHLSTGGGATLEFLEGKILPGVAVLQDRA
- a CDS encoding phosphoribulokinase, with protein sequence MQRRPKAILIGIAGDSGAGKSTFVGELRELIGADRVMTISIDDYHSLDRRERNQIGVTALHPWKANNLGLLVDHVWQLKAGRTIQKPIYDHSTGTIAPPENVTPTDIVLLEGLHILYLEKLREALDLKIYFDTDTRLRVRWKVRRDRETRGYTEEEVLAEIERRRTDVVRYIEPQKAWADLVIKYVPDDDRAPTEDNPEPIKVQIAERLRGPKRRLVKWLSLGSRFGLIEAVHYYENIVGEEMEVADIQGKTAPTSMSALMEMISDTAHLKEKMNERDYDPIRVTQFLVANMIMELAYGRQGIQGAWAN
- a CDS encoding LysR substrate-binding domain-containing protein; its protein translation is MEYLNLRRLYVFQTVAKHLSFSRAADELYLSQPAVSQHIRLLEEYFDVELFEQSGKKIVLTEAGLYLKDAANQLFKQLEAIHQTVRDIRSHHIGSLKIAADTTAGAFVVPPFLHQFHDLYPRVNIKLDVGNRSMVLQRLVRREVDLAVMGYPRVPANLKADPFKDNPLVVIAPPDHPLTREANIPLDRLMEEPFLMRERGSGTRSTVEMFFDKHGLAPRITMELGSIAAIKEAVASGLGLSIVSEAAVRTELEVGKLTVLSVDHLPIMRKWYVVYADERSLSPFATIFRNLLLNS
- the fba gene encoding class II fructose-1,6-bisphosphate aldolase, encoding MHVHPKASYREVLEDANAKGYAVGQFNLNGLEYLQAIVEVAEEERSPVILGVSVSSMKYIGLHYLTALADAAKLRARVPVILHLDHGPNFEVVQQAIRGGFDSVMYDGSEHELERNIAETRRVVDAAHAAGVDVEGELGQIAGTEDEVSVDEREAMLARVDDAIRFAEETGIDALAPALGTAHGMYRTAPEIDFGRLENIFEKTKKPIVLHGGSGVPDDDVRRAISLGVAKINVNTEAQMEFNRIVREKLGNDPKLYDSRKYLGPARDAVKEIVRKKIHLFGSHNRY